Part of the Vigna unguiculata cultivar IT97K-499-35 chromosome 3, ASM411807v1, whole genome shotgun sequence genome, aagtttatttaaaaatatttaacatgctttttctaaaacatttggaattatatattttgtttaaaccattaatattttaaatattattttccccTCTGTTTCTTTTGTTCCATAATCCATTATTTACTTGGGCGACACGTTCTGCTTACTCACATAACAAGTATATTTGTTTGGGAATATCCTATTGGGTCGGGTCAAACCCGTTAGATATAGTTCATTTCTTGTTCTTAAACTCTTTCTCACACACAGAACGAAGCAATTGTTGATCACTCGAAGCAAGCATGGGTGGTGGAAACAGAAGATCGAAAGGAAGAGGACGACCCAACAACAACACCAGTGGCAACGCCACTCCAAACAACCCTAAATCCCGAAACAAAAGAGGTTCAGATGTCAAATCCGCATTGTTTGTCGAAGGTGGTTTCTTGTCCGATTGGCACCTTCCCTCTCCCACCCACACTCCAGGTTtcagaaattttttaatttattgttgaaATCTTATCATTAAACTTTTAGTTTTTGCtattattcttgtttttttttttcttgaattcgGGTGGGTTACGGGGAAAAAGTCTCAGTTTTTTGTTATCGagatttctttattattaaattcTGGTCTTGGTGCTTCCATGCTTTGTTTCTAACTGGGTTGCAGGGAGAAATTCTTAAGAAgttgtttttttaatcaagAATCCGTTAATGTTAAAATCTGATAATTGGGTTTGTGTTTGTCGTTATCGTCATTATTTAATTTGGGTGTTTCTTTTTGGATCGGGATGCAGCAGGGAGAAGTTCCGGCTCCAATAACAAGTCCGGGAGCCAACGTAGAACAGAAGGCTCTGCATCAAAAAGTGGGTTGGCAAAATCTTCCGGAGCTACTATTGGATACAGTTATCCTTCACTAGATTATCAGGTTTGTTGTACCCGATAGGGTTGTTAGTTTTCATGAATTTTCCTTGTAAATGGGAACATTACATATCTGCtttgttaattatgtttttaccTGTTCTGCCTTCAATCGCATTGTACATTGATTGGATACAGTATACATTGTTATCGCTGATACTTTAATTCGATGTCAGCCGTGAATCTGTTTTTTTCTCGTGCGTGTAAGCAACCAAAATGGATTGtgttaattaaatatgtatttaagcTTTTACAATGTGTATTCTGAAGTTTGTTAGTGAGTTATTACTATGTATCCTGGTGGAAGGTATTGTCAACGTCCTCATGAATAGTTAGAAATTAATACTGTTCATCTTTTTAACTTGTGCAGCATGTTTTTGTGCTCCGGTTTAGTATGCATTTAGTTACGTAAAGATATGGTGAACTATGTTTGTAGTTTCTGCTGAGTAACTGGCGTTTGATGTTACATTACCAGGAGGTAACTCGCGTTGAGACTGGGAACAGCACTAAAGATAGTAATCTAAATCAGCTGCAACCTTTTGTTTTGGCGGACACCAAGCAGAGCCGAGTTACTGTTCATGCAGACGGAACACCTCCTTCAAAACCGAAATATACATACAGTTATGATGCAGATTTTGTTTTGGGTGACAGCTCTCATAAAGGTTTAGGTTTCCCTTCTGAACAAGACAAAACCCCCGGTAGCATTGGCATTTTGCAGGAACAGATGCCCCAATCAACTCCAGTTTTAGATTCATCATCATTTGAGAAGGATGCTGGTTCTGATGAGGGTATGGATTGTGAGTTAAGCAATGAGATGGCAGAAGACTGTTCACCAAACGTGTCTGCTGAGAGAAATTCAGGGTTTCTGTCAATTGGAGGTCTTAAATTATATACTCAGGACATTTCAGACgatgaaaatgaagaatatAATGAAGACTCATCGGATGAGGAGAGCTCCACAACTTCTGCACCAGAAGAATTACTTGAGTCATCTGAAAATAATGATTCAGAATACACATCTGATAGTGATTCAGACATTGATGAAGATGTTGCAGAAGATTATCTAGAGGGAGTTGGTGGTAGTGAGAACATCTTGGATGCAAAATGGTTGCTAAAACCTGATCTGAACGAGTCAGGTAATGATAGTTCTTCTAGTAGTTGCTATGATGAGGCATTGAAAAAGCTGGGTGGCTTTGCCCTTCAAGAAGCCTCCAGGGAATATGgcatgaagaaaaataaaccaaGGAATAAACACGGTGTAAATTCTGGACCAATAGCTTTGGAAAACTTAATGACGGAAAAGGATCCAAGAACCATTTCTTCTAGAAAGAAGCATTTGCCTTGGTTCACTCACTCTTGGCCTTCACATGCTCAGAAGAGTAAAGCTTCCAAAAAAATGCATGGTACCACCGTTACATATCCACATATGTTAAATATCCAGCGTTTTTCTTGTAGTTCTAAGCTTTTACTTGATGTTTAATCTGTCtcattgaatttaaattatactttttaaccTGCAAAGCATTGAAATTTCCAATCAAAGTCCTGGTAATAACTTGTTCAGAAACTAGGCATTCTCAATTTGTGTAGAGTGGGTTTAGTAACATTTATCAAACACTTTTGAACGCACCCTCTCTTGTTGGGTGAAACTCATGCGGTTTTCACTGCATATGTTGGTCCCATTCCCAGTCTAGTGGGGacacacataaatttcaatcaaTAGAATAGAGTGTGTTTTTAGAACTCCACATTTACGTATGCATACAGTTTGTTGCTTGAGCTTTGAATTCCATGACTGTGTTATCTTGCATTctcttttctaaaaatatatccAAGTTGTGGAAGTCTGATTCAAGGTTATTGGGTTTTCACATACGTGGAGTTTGAAACTGGAAATATGTGCTTGTGTGTACTTATCTGTTCATGCTTTAAGTTTGATGAGAATGTAATAGTATAGAGTTTCAACCACTTCATTTTGGTAAAACCGATTCTATCCAGGTGAAAAAAAGAAACTCCGTAAAGAAAGGATTGCTGGGAAGCGCAGAGAAAGAATGCTGCATCGTGGGGTTGATCTAGAGAAGATTAATTTggtattatagtttttttttgcTTCACCCTCTTTATCTTTCAAAAACACTTGTCAGTTTTCAATGTattttatacatgtatatattaacaatatttaCTTATGATTGCCTATAACATAATAGGTTCCCTCTTACTAACTAACATTCTGTGTTTGATTCAACAAGTTTTTTCACTTGCATCCGGTGTTTCCTTATGCCTTTTACATGCAATTGTTCTTTCTAATCATGTAGAAGTTCTATAGTGAAGGTCTCTTGCTTATCTTAACTATTGCTAAAAAGGTTGTGTAAGTAAGATCAAGTTTCTCTTagtatttatgtattattttacaTCTTAGAGACTTGGATGACTCTAGGAGAGTTGAACCAGGAACATGCTTTTGTGGCTGGTTAGGGATTGTGTTTGGCCTTACCTATATAATAGCTGTATGTAGCATATATGCCTTTGAAAGCTGATCAAAAGGAAGAACCACAAAAGAGAGGTCACATTGCTCCATTGTTTTTAGTAACACTTTTCTGTGTTATAAGAAGTATAAATCAGAAACTAACTTTCCTCCTATTTAAACATAACACTGCACATTATCTGATTCTTCTATTTCTACATTCCAAATCATAACAGTCTTTGCTCAGTATAAATACATCTTTTCAAAGTTAAACATGTTGAACTTAGATGAGGCAGTTTATGTATATTCAAAATTCGAATTGTTTTTGGCTTTCACATCTCAAcataacttttcattttttggaATTCTAGAAATTACAACAAATTGTTTTGGAGGAGGTGGATATGTTCTCTTTTCAACCTATGGAATCTCGGGATTGTTCACAGGTGCGTATCCTGGCTGTATACCAGTTCTATCTCATGGTCCTAATAATAgttatttctatttaaaatgCCTAAGCACCACCAAAAGTTTGTCATCAGTGCCCTGTTCTTGTCAAAtagatttttcacaaaaaaggggatttgaaataaaaataatcatgaaGGGATTGAGTGTTTGAGTAAGTCACAGGTCAAGTTTGGAACAATCAAACAGTTTGGGATGGTAAAGCCATATGTAATTTATCATGGctcttttttcattattatcttTCGAGAATTCTGTGCATGTCCCCAAGCCACAACCATAGATTTTGTCCAACAAAATAGTTGTatgctattttctttttcataacagctggtttcataaattttcaaataccTTATTCCTCTAACTGATGTGGGTTCTCAATGACTATAGATACAAAGATTAGCAGGGGTTTATCAATTGCGGAGTAGCAGCCAAGGCTCCGGCAAAAAAAGGTTATAATTGCCTTATTTTTCCATAGAATTAAATGTTAGTAcctgtaaatttaataaattttgtattttggttTTAGATTCGTTACAGTGATGCGGACACAGTCTACGTCCATGCCATCTTCAAGTGGTAGACAACGCTTGGAAAAGGTTTTATAGTGTTTGACATCTTCAAAGTTATTTATGCATTGCATAACATTTATGCTTTTTCCTCCTGTTTTCATCCCTTTCCTTGAGATAGCGTGACCCATCCCTATCTCATGTTTTTTAGTGTTGCATCCTAATTCCTTAAACTTTGAAATATCTGCTtgagttttttaatatttcaataattgGACATTTCTTTCAAAACCTGAGTATTTTTTACTTAATACATGTATGATGTTACATATTTTATCTGTACTTTAATTTCCTATAGTTGAGACTGACTACTTTACAAACTTCAGCTGTTGGGAGTTGATGATGAGGATGCCGATTTTTCTGTTGCTGACTATGCAAATAAGAAATCTGTGAGTGGAGATAGAAGAGGGGGAAAGAAACATACTAAACAGAACAATTTTAGATTGCAAGAACTTCACTCTCCCCAGAACAAGTTCTCAGGCAGCCATAAAGTGAAGGACAAGAGAGGGAGTGGACAAAAGAGTTCATATGCTAATCAGCCTGTCTCATTTGTATCAAGTGGCACAATCCATTCCGAAACTGTACCTGTTACAGTTGTTGAGGCTGAAGAGACTAATAGGAAGGGTGTCACTAGCTCTGCTAATATAGGTTCATTTGAAGAACATACTACTGGTTTTGGTTCAAAAATGATGGCTAAAATGGGATACACGGAGGGAGGAGGATTGGGGAAAAATGGTCAAGGTATGGCACTACCTATTGAGGTTATTCAAAGGCCTAAATCACTTGGTTTGGGTGTAGAATTCTCCAACAACCCAGGTGAGCCAGCTGGGAAGATATCTTTGGGAGGTGCTGCTGAATCTCTTGGTTTGGGTGTAAAATTGTCCAAAAGCCCAGGTGAACCAGCTAGGAACAGATTGTCCAAAAGCCCAGGTGAACCAGCTAGGAACAGATCTTCAACAGTTGGTGCTTTTGAAAAACATACCAAAGGCTTTGGGTCTAAGATGATGGCAAAGATGGGGTTTGTTGAAGGTAAAGGATTAGGTAGAGAATCCCAAGGCATCACCACTCCATTAACTGCTCTTAGATTACCAAAGTCACGAGGATTAGGAGCCAAAAGTTGATTTAGATATGATTTATTTTCTGTCTTTGTATGTAATTGTAATGTGTGTTGCTTAAACCATCATAACTGAGACATGTTGAAGCTTCATAATTGAGATTACCAACCCTTTACGTTAGTGTCACTCCTGTATAAAATAAACGgattttataatcaattttctGTGCTAACTTGGTTATAGCTGTAATAAATAATAGCAAACCCAACAGGTTTATAAGGATCAATTTCTGTGCCATATGGTGgggtttataattttttgtgcTGATTTCCAGCCTAAACTGAACACCTTTTCATGAGTTCCTTTTTAAGAAGACAATAATcattaagaaatatataaatactttcaatttaaaaagttaagtaCGTAGTTTATAAACAGAAATTAATAGCAACACGTGGTTATTttgcaaataaaaattattaggtttaaataacaacaatcatgtttgttttgtataattcaattttatgtattatttatataaaacataatctatttattttgaattaaagatCTTTTATTCATTTGCGTAAAACACAACTAGATTCAAATTTATTAGGTTAGACATGTGaagaatatttaaatacatgaaaataaacttagtactaaatattttataagataatttCTATGAAACATTAATTCCGTATATTCAAGtagttataataaatataaatgaaaataaaatataatggcAATTGTATAAAACATAAATGTCATACCGATCTTTATTTATCGATTATTATAATCAAttcattttacataaaaaaacttattaatcATTAACTTGGAGTCCAATcaattcattataaatataagatttGTTATTCTTTCTCCAAAATTAATTGTTtgtatattttcaaattaaactttatttttaagcatagttttacaattaatttaatagatatatcagtaaaaaaagtattttagaagttttcttttttgggcCTTGAAAAAAAGCTTTAGATGCTTCGCCCTGTCAATGTCTCAAGTGTTATGGGCCCTGAATTCATCTGgtggaatcaatttttttttacaacgTCATAAAGTAATAATTCTGAATGATTATCGGagagattttataattttattttcaacatttttattaaattattttttctacaattaatatatttttcacgaaatttatattttatataaattttaaaaataatttgacaaTAACCAATGTAATTTCAAAACTATGTTCCgtgtatttttcaaaaaatgta contains:
- the LOC114179591 gene encoding uncharacterized protein LOC114179591 isoform X2, which translates into the protein MGGGNRRSKGRGRPNNNTSGNATPNNPKSRNKRGSDVKSALFVEGGFLSDWHLPSPTHTPGRSSGSNNKSGSQRRTEGSASKSGLAKSSGATIGYSYPSLDYQEVTRVETGNSTKDSNLNQLQPFVLADTKQSRVTVHADGTPPSKPKYTYSYDADFVLGDSSHKGLGFPSEQDKTPGSIGILQEQMPQSTPVLDSSSFEKDAGSDEGMDCELSNEMAEDCSPNVSAERNSGFLSIGGLKLYTQDISDDENEEYNEDSSDEESSTTSAPEELLESSENNDSEYTSDSDSDIDEDVAEDYLEGVGGSENILDAKWLLKPDLNESGNDSSSSSCYDEALKKLGGFALQEASREYGMKKNKPRNKHGVNSGPIALENLMTEKDPRTISSRKKHLPWFTHSWPSHAQKSKASKKMHGEKKKLRKERIAGKRRERMLHRGVDLEKINLKLQQIVLEEVDMFSFQPMESRDCSQIQRLAGVYQLRSSSQGSGKKRFVTVMRTQSTSMPSSSGRQRLEKLLGVDDEDADFSVADYANKKSVSGDRRGGKKHTKQNNFRLQELHSPQNKFSGSHKVKDKRGSGQKSSYANQPVSFVSSGTIHSETVPVTVVEAEETNRKGVTSSANIGSFEEHTTGFGSKMMAKMGYTEGGGLGKNGQGMALPIEVIQRPKSLGLGVEFSNNPGEPAGKISLGGAAESLGLGVKLSKSPGEPARNRLSKSPGEPARNRSSTVGAFEKHTKGFGSKMMAKMGFVEGKGLGRESQGITTPLTALRLPKSRGLGAKS
- the LOC114179591 gene encoding uncharacterized protein LOC114179591 isoform X3 gives rise to the protein MGGGNRRSKGRGRPNNNTSGNATPNNPKSRNKRGSDVKSALFVEGGFLSDWHLPSPTHTPAGRSSGSNNKSGSQRRTEGSASKSGLAKSSGATIGYSYPSLDYQEVTRVETGNSTKDSNLNQLQPFVLADTKQSRVTVHADGTPPSKPKYTYSYDADFVLGDSSHKGLGFPSEQDKTPGSIGILQEQMPQSTPVLDSSSFEKDAGSDEGMDCELSNEMAEDCSPNVSAERNSGFLSIGGLKLYTQDISDDENEEYNEDSSDEESSTTSAPEELLESSENNDSEYTSDSDSDIDEDVAEDYLEGVGGSENILDAKWLLKPDLNESGNDSSSSSCYDEALKKLGGFALQEASREYGMKKNKPRNKHGVNSGPIALENLMTEKDPRTISSRKKHLPWFTHSWPSHAQKSKASKKMHGEKKKLRKERIAGKRRERMLHRGVDLEKINLKLQQIVLEEVDMFSFQPMESRDCSQIQRLAGVYQLRSSSQGSGKKRFVTVMRTQSTSMPSSSGRQRLEKLLGVDDEDADFSVADYANKKSVSGDRRGGKKHTKQNNFRLQELHSPQNKFSGSHKVKDKRGSGQKSSYANQPVSFVSSGTIHSETVPVTVVEAEETNRKGVTSSANIGSFEEHTTGFGSKMMAKMGYTEGGGLGKNGQGMALPIEVIQRPKSLGLGVEFSNNPGEPAGKISLGGAAESLGLGVKLSKSPGEPARNRSSTVGAFEKHTKGFGSKMMAKMGFVEGKGLGRESQGITTPLTALRLPKSRGLGAKS
- the LOC114179591 gene encoding uncharacterized protein LOC114179591 isoform X1 — encoded protein: MGGGNRRSKGRGRPNNNTSGNATPNNPKSRNKRGSDVKSALFVEGGFLSDWHLPSPTHTPAGRSSGSNNKSGSQRRTEGSASKSGLAKSSGATIGYSYPSLDYQEVTRVETGNSTKDSNLNQLQPFVLADTKQSRVTVHADGTPPSKPKYTYSYDADFVLGDSSHKGLGFPSEQDKTPGSIGILQEQMPQSTPVLDSSSFEKDAGSDEGMDCELSNEMAEDCSPNVSAERNSGFLSIGGLKLYTQDISDDENEEYNEDSSDEESSTTSAPEELLESSENNDSEYTSDSDSDIDEDVAEDYLEGVGGSENILDAKWLLKPDLNESGNDSSSSSCYDEALKKLGGFALQEASREYGMKKNKPRNKHGVNSGPIALENLMTEKDPRTISSRKKHLPWFTHSWPSHAQKSKASKKMHGEKKKLRKERIAGKRRERMLHRGVDLEKINLKLQQIVLEEVDMFSFQPMESRDCSQIQRLAGVYQLRSSSQGSGKKRFVTVMRTQSTSMPSSSGRQRLEKLLGVDDEDADFSVADYANKKSVSGDRRGGKKHTKQNNFRLQELHSPQNKFSGSHKVKDKRGSGQKSSYANQPVSFVSSGTIHSETVPVTVVEAEETNRKGVTSSANIGSFEEHTTGFGSKMMAKMGYTEGGGLGKNGQGMALPIEVIQRPKSLGLGVEFSNNPGEPAGKISLGGAAESLGLGVKLSKSPGEPARNRLSKSPGEPARNRSSTVGAFEKHTKGFGSKMMAKMGFVEGKGLGRESQGITTPLTALRLPKSRGLGAKS